One stretch of Candidatus Palauibacter soopunensis DNA includes these proteins:
- the phoU gene encoding phosphate signaling complex protein PhoU yields MSFRQFDDRLDDVTRTLHRMAHDIEQLVQRAVALVGQPAVDVEAIREADDAIDRAEVEVEESTVEILALHHPVASDLRVLVTVLKINNDLERIGDHAVNIAEAAERLARAEKKVPIPPELDEMSRMARAMLRDALDAFAHRNAEDARSVIARDDRLDQLQDSLGRVMITHMPDYNLSACLQVILIGRNLERIGDLATNIGEDVVYMVQGITIRHQEGAPDPA; encoded by the coding sequence GTGTCCTTCAGGCAGTTCGACGACCGGCTCGACGACGTCACGCGCACGCTCCACCGGATGGCGCACGACATCGAGCAACTCGTTCAGCGGGCCGTGGCGCTCGTGGGCCAGCCGGCCGTGGACGTGGAGGCGATCCGGGAAGCGGACGACGCCATCGACCGGGCCGAGGTGGAGGTCGAGGAATCCACGGTGGAGATCCTCGCCCTGCACCACCCGGTCGCGAGCGACCTGCGCGTGCTCGTCACAGTCCTCAAGATCAACAACGACCTCGAGCGGATCGGCGACCACGCGGTGAACATCGCCGAAGCGGCGGAGCGGCTGGCGAGGGCCGAGAAGAAGGTCCCGATCCCGCCCGAACTGGACGAGATGAGCCGCATGGCGAGGGCGATGCTGCGGGACGCGCTGGACGCGTTCGCGCATCGGAACGCGGAGGACGCCCGGTCGGTGATCGCGCGGGACGACCGGCTGGACCAGCTCCAGGACTCGCTGGGCCGGGTGATGATCACTCATATGCCGGACTACAACCTGTCGGCGTGCCTGCAGGTCATCCTGATCGGGCGAAACCTCGAGAGGATCGGGGACCTGGCGACGAACATCGGGGAGGATGTCGTCTACATGGTCCAGGGCATCACGATCCGGCACCAGGAGGGCGCACCGGACCCGGCTTAG
- a CDS encoding Ppx/GppA phosphatase family protein: MPQTTPPLPRETAGGREPLSFPLRVAAIDVGSNAFRFVAAEFSDPNHYVELASERVPVRLGHSAFLTGELSPSAIDRTVEGFRRFREDIDRLGIEHVRAVATSAVRESRNGADLVRRVEEDAGIRLDLISGTDEARLVWMSVKQRFDFGDSKWMLVDLGGGSVEVSLADESGIMWSESHRMGSVRLLEELTGADDAPAHFANLLAEYAATLCIPHASKHWTPVQLIATGGNIEALARLAGHSDAGGTRRITRAELAMAIEEFSHLSYSQRIGRLGLREDRADVILPAAIVYDRVAELAGAEQILVPGVGVKEGVLFDLVDELTSGAGFGRLERIVHEGALTLGRRYLFDEDHGRHVASLALSLFDQLTEVHGLEPRDRRILLAGAILHDIGQHISYAKHHKHSLYLIHHSEIPGIAPNELPLVALVARYHRRAEPRRSHYLYRDLGPRNRRRVERLAALLRIADSLDREHLQRVHSVEARVHEHRLELRLERKGRLLLEQWALRKKGKLFARIFGLEPYVTFDLASD, from the coding sequence ATGCCGCAAACGACGCCACCACTGCCCCGCGAGACCGCCGGCGGTCGGGAGCCGCTTTCGTTCCCGCTGCGCGTCGCGGCCATCGACGTGGGGTCGAACGCGTTTCGCTTCGTCGCGGCCGAGTTCAGCGACCCGAACCACTACGTGGAACTGGCCTCGGAGCGGGTCCCGGTCCGGTTGGGACACTCCGCCTTCCTCACCGGCGAACTGTCGCCTTCCGCCATCGACCGGACGGTCGAAGGGTTCCGCCGCTTCCGGGAGGACATCGACCGCCTGGGCATCGAGCATGTGCGCGCCGTGGCCACGAGCGCGGTCCGGGAGAGCCGGAACGGCGCGGACCTTGTCCGCCGCGTCGAAGAGGACGCGGGAATCCGGCTCGATCTCATCTCCGGCACGGATGAGGCGCGGCTCGTGTGGATGTCCGTCAAGCAGCGGTTCGATTTCGGCGACTCGAAGTGGATGCTCGTGGATCTCGGCGGCGGGAGCGTCGAAGTCTCGCTGGCGGATGAGTCCGGGATCATGTGGAGCGAGTCGCACCGGATGGGATCGGTGCGGCTGCTCGAGGAACTCACGGGGGCGGACGATGCTCCCGCGCACTTCGCGAATCTGCTCGCGGAGTACGCCGCCACGCTCTGCATCCCCCACGCGAGCAAGCACTGGACGCCCGTCCAGCTGATTGCCACCGGCGGCAATATCGAGGCACTCGCGCGCCTCGCGGGTCACAGCGACGCGGGCGGGACCCGCCGCATCACGCGGGCCGAACTCGCGATGGCGATCGAGGAGTTCTCCCATCTCTCCTACAGCCAGCGCATCGGACGGCTCGGCCTGCGCGAAGACCGGGCCGATGTGATTCTCCCCGCCGCGATCGTGTACGACCGCGTCGCCGAGCTCGCCGGAGCCGAGCAGATTCTCGTGCCCGGGGTCGGCGTGAAGGAGGGCGTGCTCTTCGACCTCGTCGATGAGCTGACGAGCGGGGCCGGTTTCGGGCGGCTGGAGCGGATCGTCCACGAGGGAGCGCTCACGCTCGGGCGCAGATACCTCTTCGACGAGGATCACGGACGACACGTCGCGTCGCTGGCCCTCTCCCTGTTCGACCAGCTCACCGAGGTCCACGGCCTCGAACCGCGCGACCGGCGGATTCTGCTGGCGGGAGCGATCCTGCACGACATCGGGCAGCACATCTCCTACGCGAAACACCACAAGCACTCGCTCTACCTGATCCATCACAGCGAGATACCGGGGATCGCCCCGAATGAACTGCCTCTCGTCGCCCTGGTGGCGCGTTACCACCGGCGGGCCGAACCGCGCCGCAGCCACTACCTGTACCGTGACCTCGGTCCTCGCAACCGCCGGCGGGTGGAGCGGCTCGCCGCCCTCCTGCGCATCGCGGACTCCCTAGACCGCGAGCACCTCCAACGCGTGCACAGCGTCGAGGCGCGCGTGCACGAGCACCGGCTCGAACTGCGTCTCGAGCGCAAGGGACGCCTGCTCCTCGAGCAGTGGGCGCTGCGCAAGAAAGGGAAGCTCTTCGCCCGCATCTTCGGCCTCGAACCGTACGTCACCTTCGACCTGGCCTCCGACTGA
- the pstA gene encoding phosphate ABC transporter permease PstA: MSFPSGRLRGGRFEPRVEARRRAGIRFKWLCRIAVAFGVASLLVLLVSILAAGIPALSPDFLANDPSRFPERAGIRSAILSSAWMVALVAAMSFPLGVGAALYLEEYAPRNRLTSLLQTNIANLAGVPSIVYGLLGLAVFVRFLALEQSLLTGAATLSLLVLPLVIIAAREAIRAVPGSLRAAAYALGATRWQAIRHHVLPAAMPRILSGTVLSLSRAGGETAPLLVIGAFTFTAFDPVSAVDPFTALPVQIFNWTTEPHGEFRALAAGAIVVLLGVLLLMNAAAVLIRNRYER, translated from the coding sequence GTGAGCTTCCCGTCCGGACGGCTTCGAGGCGGTCGTTTCGAACCGCGCGTCGAGGCCCGGCGCCGCGCGGGCATCCGGTTCAAGTGGCTGTGCCGCATCGCGGTGGCGTTCGGCGTCGCGTCGCTCCTGGTCCTCCTCGTGAGCATCCTCGCGGCCGGGATTCCGGCGCTCTCGCCCGACTTCCTTGCGAACGACCCGTCGCGCTTTCCCGAACGCGCGGGGATCCGATCCGCGATCCTGAGCAGCGCGTGGATGGTGGCGCTGGTGGCGGCGATGTCCTTTCCGCTCGGGGTGGGCGCCGCACTCTATCTCGAGGAATACGCGCCCCGGAACCGCCTCACGAGCCTGCTGCAGACGAACATCGCGAATCTGGCCGGCGTGCCGTCCATCGTGTACGGCCTTCTGGGCCTGGCGGTGTTTGTCCGCTTTCTCGCGCTGGAGCAGAGCCTCCTCACCGGGGCGGCGACGCTGTCTCTGCTCGTGCTCCCGCTCGTCATCATCGCGGCCCGCGAGGCGATCCGCGCGGTTCCCGGCTCGCTGCGGGCAGCCGCGTATGCGCTCGGCGCCACGCGTTGGCAGGCGATCCGGCATCACGTGCTTCCGGCGGCCATGCCCCGCATCCTCTCGGGGACGGTTCTCAGTCTTTCCCGCGCAGGGGGAGAGACGGCCCCGCTTCTCGTCATCGGGGCCTTCACGTTCACCGCCTTCGATCCGGTCTCGGCCGTGGACCCCTTCACGGCCCTCCCGGTCCAGATCTTCAACTGGACGACCGAACCGCACGGGGAGTTCCGCGCGCTGGCGGCAGGAGCCATAGTTGTACTCCTGGGGGTTCTGTTGCTGATGAACGCCGCCGCGGTCCTGATTCGAAACCGATACGAGAGGTGA
- the ppk1 gene encoding polyphosphate kinase 1, with protein MSSESNEISRRPRLHRGSRRPGGISPSAPSRSAAVNPSAREASTREAPAPAETAPAPEHDADSTPRGDADWTPRPSGLEIGHRVKGVPILPRAAAPKPVPEGAKPSHPSLYFNAELSWLDFNWRVLYQAMDERTPLLERLRFLAITENNLDEFVMKQVGGLKRVLGAGVVKPSLDGRGPAEQLDLVREGVRTMRARLAEVWEDDLRPRLAAELDIAVRDFGDLNEEEREHVHRVFADRIYPVLTPLAVDPGHPFPFLSNMSLSLALMLEHPERRTRHFARVKIPTALRWVELPESGHVVPVEQVVRHFAGELFRGMKIESASLFRVTRNADVARDEEVADDLLQMISEELRERRFARVVRLEVEPGMPDDVRQFLVRQLELDEDDLYEIPGLLEMSGFWQIAAEGPWEHRHEPWEPMIPPRLIREGETEDRPDIFTVIRAGDVMVHHPFESFAATVQRFIEEAAADPAVVAIKQTLYRTAEHSRIIAALVRAAEAGKAVAVLVEVTARFDEADNMEWASVLEEAGVNVTYGLVGLKTHAKVALVVREEGDEIRTYCHIGTGNYNSETAQIYADIGILTARPEIGRDAVNLFHYLTGYAPDQQYEELVVAPRDLRRALTARIEREISHVEAGRKGRMIMKMNGLDDPKVIRALYAASAAGVKIDLIVRGQCRLRPEIPGFSENIRVRSIVGRFLEHDRIFWWENDGKPEVWIGSADWRRRNLDDRVEVMLPVRDKRIRKRLRKTLRFALRDNQRAWELQPTGEYVLCERAPGERRIDYQNRMLKAVRKRRRKVDDHWSASG; from the coding sequence ATGTCATCCGAGTCGAACGAGATTTCGCGCCGCCCGAGGCTTCATCGCGGGAGCCGCCGTCCCGGCGGGATTTCTCCGTCGGCGCCGTCGCGCTCCGCCGCCGTGAACCCATCGGCGCGCGAGGCCTCGACGCGTGAGGCTCCGGCGCCCGCCGAGACCGCACCGGCTCCGGAGCACGACGCCGATTCCACCCCCCGGGGCGACGCCGACTGGACCCCCCGTCCGTCCGGCCTGGAGATCGGCCATCGGGTAAAGGGCGTCCCGATCCTCCCGCGTGCGGCGGCGCCGAAGCCCGTTCCCGAGGGCGCGAAGCCGAGCCACCCGTCGCTCTATTTCAACGCGGAACTCAGTTGGCTGGATTTCAACTGGCGCGTGCTCTACCAGGCCATGGACGAGCGGACGCCGCTGCTCGAGCGACTCCGTTTCCTCGCGATCACGGAGAACAACCTCGACGAATTCGTGATGAAGCAGGTCGGCGGCCTCAAGCGAGTGCTCGGGGCCGGCGTGGTGAAGCCATCGCTGGACGGCCGGGGGCCCGCCGAGCAACTCGATCTCGTGCGCGAGGGCGTCCGCACCATGCGGGCCCGGCTGGCGGAAGTGTGGGAGGACGACCTCCGGCCGCGCCTCGCGGCGGAACTCGACATCGCCGTGCGCGACTTCGGCGACCTGAACGAGGAGGAACGCGAGCACGTACATCGCGTGTTCGCGGATCGCATCTATCCGGTCCTCACGCCGCTGGCCGTCGATCCGGGGCACCCGTTCCCCTTCCTGTCCAACATGAGCCTCTCGCTCGCCCTCATGCTCGAGCACCCGGAACGCCGGACCCGCCACTTCGCGCGGGTGAAGATCCCCACGGCGCTGCGCTGGGTCGAACTCCCGGAAAGCGGCCACGTGGTCCCCGTCGAGCAGGTAGTGCGGCACTTCGCGGGCGAACTCTTCCGGGGGATGAAGATCGAGAGCGCTTCACTCTTCCGCGTCACCCGAAACGCGGATGTGGCCCGAGACGAAGAGGTGGCGGACGACCTCCTGCAGATGATCTCGGAAGAGCTTCGCGAGCGGCGCTTCGCGCGCGTCGTACGTCTGGAGGTCGAGCCGGGCATGCCCGACGACGTGCGACAGTTCCTGGTTCGCCAGCTCGAGCTGGATGAGGACGACCTGTACGAGATACCGGGCCTGCTCGAGATGTCGGGTTTCTGGCAGATCGCGGCCGAGGGTCCCTGGGAGCACCGGCACGAACCCTGGGAGCCGATGATCCCGCCCCGTCTGATCCGCGAAGGCGAGACGGAGGACCGTCCCGACATCTTCACGGTGATTCGGGCGGGCGATGTCATGGTGCACCACCCGTTCGAGTCCTTCGCCGCGACGGTGCAGCGATTCATCGAGGAGGCCGCCGCGGATCCCGCGGTCGTCGCCATCAAGCAGACGCTCTACCGCACGGCGGAGCACTCGCGGATCATCGCCGCGCTGGTTCGGGCGGCCGAGGCGGGCAAGGCGGTCGCCGTGCTCGTGGAGGTCACGGCCCGCTTCGACGAGGCCGACAACATGGAGTGGGCTTCCGTGCTGGAGGAGGCCGGCGTCAACGTCACCTATGGCCTCGTCGGGCTGAAGACGCACGCAAAGGTCGCGCTCGTCGTCCGCGAGGAAGGGGACGAGATCCGCACCTACTGCCACATCGGCACCGGCAACTACAACTCGGAGACCGCGCAGATCTACGCGGACATCGGCATCCTCACCGCGCGTCCCGAAATCGGCCGCGACGCGGTGAACCTGTTCCACTACCTGACCGGGTACGCTCCCGACCAGCAGTACGAGGAACTCGTCGTGGCTCCCCGCGATCTTCGGCGGGCCCTCACCGCCCGGATCGAGCGCGAGATTTCACACGTCGAGGCCGGCCGGAAGGGGCGCATGATCATGAAGATGAACGGCCTCGACGATCCGAAGGTGATCCGCGCCCTCTATGCGGCGTCCGCGGCCGGCGTGAAGATCGACCTGATCGTCCGCGGCCAGTGCCGACTCCGCCCGGAGATTCCCGGCTTCAGCGAGAACATCCGCGTGCGCAGCATCGTCGGACGGTTCCTGGAACACGACCGGATCTTCTGGTGGGAAAACGACGGGAAACCTGAAGTGTGGATCGGGAGTGCCGACTGGCGTCGGCGGAACCTCGATGACCGCGTCGAAGTGATGCTGCCCGTCCGCGACAAGCGGATCCGGAAACGCCTTCGCAAGACGCTGCGCTTCGCCCTTCGAGACAATCAGCGAGCCTGGGAACTGCAGCCGACGGGGGAATACGTTCTGTGCGAGCGCGCGCCGGGCGAACGCCGCATCGACTACCAGAACCGGATGCTGAAGGCGGTCCGGAAACGCCGCCGCAAAGTGGACGACCACTGGAGCGCCTCGGGCTGA
- the pstC gene encoding phosphate ABC transporter permease subunit PstC: MRPHGQLRAGRSRWGERLIGALLFGCGAVSILTTVGIVVVLLTQSLGFFTEVSPLEFLAGTRWSPDLAPRSFGILPLLNGTLLVAGGAALVALPAGLATAIYLSEYASRRTKRIVKPALEILAGIPTVVYGYFAVVFVTPILRAVFPGAGVFSAASAAVVVGIMILPMVSSLSEDALSAVPRSLREAAYGLGATRLEVSTRVVVPAGLPGIAASFILAVSRAVAETMVVALAAGATPRMTLDVLESVQTMTAYIVQASLGDAPSGTVEYRALFAVGLVLFFITLVLNLVSRRMATRFRESHT; encoded by the coding sequence TTGCGGCCTCACGGGCAGCTTCGAGCGGGCCGCAGCCGGTGGGGCGAGCGCCTGATCGGGGCGCTGCTCTTCGGCTGTGGAGCGGTCTCGATCCTGACGACCGTCGGGATCGTCGTCGTACTGCTCACCCAGTCACTCGGCTTCTTCACCGAGGTGTCCCCCCTCGAGTTTCTCGCGGGCACGCGCTGGTCTCCGGACCTGGCTCCGCGGTCTTTCGGGATTCTCCCGCTCCTGAACGGCACACTTCTCGTCGCGGGGGGGGCGGCGCTCGTCGCGCTTCCGGCGGGCCTGGCGACGGCGATCTACCTCAGTGAGTACGCGTCGAGACGGACGAAGCGGATCGTCAAACCCGCGCTCGAGATCCTCGCGGGCATTCCGACCGTCGTCTACGGCTATTTCGCCGTCGTCTTCGTGACCCCGATTCTGCGCGCCGTCTTCCCCGGCGCCGGAGTCTTCAGTGCGGCGAGCGCCGCCGTCGTCGTCGGCATCATGATCCTCCCCATGGTCTCATCCCTGTCCGAGGATGCCCTGAGCGCGGTGCCCCGTTCGCTGCGGGAGGCCGCGTACGGCCTCGGCGCCACCCGGCTTGAGGTGTCGACGCGTGTCGTTGTGCCGGCCGGCCTCCCCGGGATCGCGGCCAGCTTCATCCTGGCCGTCTCGCGCGCGGTCGCCGAGACCATGGTCGTGGCGCTGGCTGCCGGCGCGACGCCGCGGATGACGCTGGACGTGCTCGAGAGCGTTCAGACGATGACGGCGTACATCGTGCAGGCGAGCCTGGGCGATGCACCGTCGGGGACGGTCGAGTACCGCGCCCTTTTCGCCGTCGGCCTGGTCCTCTTCTTCATCACGCTGGTCCTCAACCTCGTGAGTCGGCGCATGGCGACCCGCTTCCGCGAGAGTCACACGTGA
- a CDS encoding NAD+ synthase yields MNGGWPPPGIAESRAPDPADSSPLDIDTGLVRDWLVQFLREEIERRRGFRRVVVGLSGGVDSALTAALCAEALGPEAVLALLLPYRTSSPWSREHALLVAEKFEIPTRTIDVTSAVDGYLEEFEPGAGGHRRGNVAARQRMIVLFDQAFKLSALPVGTGNKSERLLGYYTWHADDSPPVNPLGDLFKSQVWALARAVGVPAEVVDKPATADLIQGQTDEEDLGVTYPEADLILHHLISGRGPDDLVEAGFERKKVERVADRLESTHWKRHLPTVAMLSPTAIGEWYLRPVDY; encoded by the coding sequence ATGAACGGGGGCTGGCCGCCGCCGGGGATCGCCGAGAGCCGCGCTCCGGACCCCGCCGATTCGAGCCCGCTCGACATCGACACCGGCCTCGTGCGGGACTGGCTCGTTCAGTTCCTCCGCGAGGAGATCGAGCGTCGGCGCGGCTTCCGCCGGGTCGTGGTGGGGTTGTCGGGAGGAGTGGATTCCGCCCTGACGGCGGCGCTGTGCGCGGAGGCGCTCGGCCCGGAAGCGGTGCTCGCCCTCCTGTTGCCCTACCGGACGTCGAGCCCCTGGAGCCGCGAGCACGCCCTGCTCGTGGCGGAGAAGTTCGAGATCCCGACCCGCACGATCGATGTCACGAGCGCCGTGGACGGCTACCTCGAGGAGTTCGAGCCCGGGGCGGGTGGACACCGGAGGGGCAATGTGGCGGCGCGCCAGCGGATGATCGTCCTCTTCGACCAGGCCTTCAAACTCTCCGCGCTCCCCGTCGGCACCGGGAACAAATCCGAGCGTCTCCTCGGCTACTATACGTGGCACGCGGACGACTCCCCGCCGGTGAATCCGCTGGGGGATCTGTTCAAGAGTCAGGTATGGGCGCTGGCGCGGGCCGTCGGCGTGCCCGCCGAGGTCGTCGACAAGCCGGCGACAGCGGATCTGATTCAGGGGCAGACGGACGAGGAGGACCTGGGCGTCACGTACCCGGAAGCCGATCTCATCCTCCACCACTTGATCTCCGGACGCGGGCCGGACGACCTGGTCGAAGCGGGGTTCGAGAGGAAGAAGGTCGAACGCGTCGCGGATCGACTCGAGAGCACGCACTGGAAGCGTCACCTGCCGACGGTCGCAATGCTCTCGCCGACCGCGATCGGGGAGTGGTACCTGAGACCGGTCGACTACTGA
- a CDS encoding response regulator transcription factor — MPDAQILVVDDEPDILSVLVYHLSREGYRVTTAVNGQGALTSAEAEQPDLIILDLMLPGMDGYEVLQRLRGAESTSSMPVILLTARREEDERVKGFEVGADDYITKPFSARELTLRVEALLRRSKAEPVSTSRRVTVGPVVLDREAHRVFSEGVEVDLTRLEYRLLEVLLERRGRVQTRRQLLQAVWDTNAAIETRTVDMHVARLRTKLGNAASLLETVRGIGYRFRALDK; from the coding sequence ATGCCGGACGCACAGATCCTGGTTGTGGACGACGAACCGGATATCCTCAGCGTGCTCGTCTATCACCTGAGCCGCGAAGGATACCGCGTCACGACTGCCGTGAACGGTCAGGGCGCGCTGACCTCGGCGGAGGCCGAGCAGCCGGACCTCATCATCCTCGATCTCATGCTGCCCGGCATGGACGGATACGAGGTGCTGCAGCGGCTGCGGGGCGCCGAGAGCACGAGTTCGATGCCCGTGATCCTCCTGACGGCGAGGCGGGAGGAAGACGAGCGGGTCAAGGGATTCGAGGTCGGCGCGGACGACTACATCACGAAGCCGTTCAGTGCCCGCGAACTCACGCTTCGGGTCGAGGCGCTCCTGCGGCGGTCGAAGGCCGAACCCGTCTCCACGTCGCGGAGGGTAACGGTGGGACCGGTCGTGCTCGACCGGGAGGCGCACCGGGTCTTCTCGGAGGGCGTGGAGGTCGATCTGACGCGGCTCGAGTACCGTCTGCTCGAAGTGCTGCTGGAGCGACGGGGGCGCGTGCAGACCCGCCGCCAGTTGCTCCAGGCCGTCTGGGACACGAACGCGGCGATCGAGACGCGCACGGTCGACATGCATGTCGCCCGACTGAGAACCAAGCTTGGCAACGCCGCCTCCCTCCTCGAAACGGTGCGGGGGATCGGCTACCGATTCCGCGCGCTCGACAAGTAG
- a CDS encoding ATP-binding protein — protein MANRFFLAAAAVLVVAYAAARLLLRLDGAGVGVEFALLGGILLLLWPVARLVARKTDRELGEAREAVDRVRDRVKVSERESGDLRVLFDRLDDGLAFIDREGLVSLCNPAFERWAGRDVAPGARVGTLFRSPGIAEAVSAAQRGESTTAEVELGEHTVLMSTRPHRSGAIIVLHDLTVLRRLEGVRRDFVANVSHELKTPLTSVVGFAEALVEGGIDADQAGGFARRILFNATRMRYLVDDLLDLSLLESGSWSPEPATVSVGAVAREAWETLSPKVRADDLELRVSGTEESAWADPDAVRQVMRNLLDNAARYSDDDPAISVRVASDGRFQRVEVSDRGPGIASVHVERVFERFYRVDPARSRARGGTGLGLAIVKHFVEAHGGEIGIESALGRGTTVWFTLPDAARRPDRKSVDVPA, from the coding sequence GTGGCGAACCGCTTCTTTCTGGCCGCCGCCGCGGTGCTCGTCGTGGCGTACGCCGCCGCCCGGCTCCTCCTCCGGCTCGACGGGGCGGGCGTGGGGGTCGAGTTCGCCCTCCTCGGGGGCATCCTGCTCCTGCTGTGGCCGGTTGCCCGACTGGTGGCCCGAAAAACCGACCGGGAACTCGGAGAGGCGCGGGAAGCCGTCGACCGCGTGCGCGACCGCGTGAAGGTCTCCGAACGCGAGTCCGGCGACCTGCGGGTGCTGTTCGACCGGTTGGACGATGGCCTCGCCTTCATCGACCGGGAAGGACTGGTGAGTCTCTGCAACCCCGCCTTCGAGCGCTGGGCCGGACGCGATGTCGCACCCGGGGCTCGAGTCGGCACGCTCTTCCGTTCTCCCGGCATCGCCGAGGCCGTGAGCGCTGCGCAGCGGGGAGAATCCACGACGGCGGAGGTGGAACTCGGCGAACACACCGTGCTGATGTCGACCCGGCCACACCGGTCGGGCGCAATCATCGTACTCCACGACCTCACGGTCCTGCGGCGACTCGAGGGGGTCCGACGAGATTTCGTGGCCAACGTGTCGCACGAACTCAAGACGCCGCTCACGAGCGTGGTCGGTTTCGCCGAGGCACTCGTCGAAGGAGGCATCGACGCGGATCAGGCAGGTGGATTTGCCCGGCGCATCCTCTTCAATGCGACGCGCATGCGCTATCTGGTCGATGACCTGCTCGACCTTTCTCTCCTCGAATCGGGCAGCTGGAGCCCCGAGCCGGCGACGGTCTCGGTCGGGGCGGTCGCCCGGGAGGCCTGGGAGACGCTCTCGCCGAAAGTCCGGGCGGACGATCTCGAGCTGCGCGTGTCGGGGACCGAGGAGTCCGCCTGGGCGGACCCGGATGCGGTACGTCAGGTCATGCGGAACCTGCTCGACAACGCGGCGCGCTACAGCGACGACGATCCGGCCATCAGCGTGCGGGTCGCGTCGGATGGACGGTTCCAGCGCGTGGAAGTCTCCGACCGCGGGCCGGGGATCGCCTCCGTGCACGTCGAGCGCGTGTTCGAGCGCTTCTACCGGGTTGACCCGGCCCGTTCGCGCGCGCGGGGAGGGACCGGACTCGGGCTCGCGATCGTGAAGCACTTCGTCGAGGCGCACGGCGGTGAGATCGGGATCGAAAGCGCGCTGGGTCGGGGGACGACTGTCTGGTTCACGCTCCCGGACGCCGCGCGGAGACCGGACCGAAAGAGCGTCGATGTCCCGGCCTGA
- the pstB gene encoding phosphate ABC transporter ATP-binding protein PstB has protein sequence MIVPSDAVLETIGLGVRYGETRVIEDISLRIPERRVVAFIGPSGCGKSTLLRCFNRLNDLVPEARITGQVLFRGRDLYEPAVDPADVRRSIGMVFQRPNPFPKSIFENIAFGLRINGFKDDIRDRVEVSLRAASLWDEVSHRLDADALGLSNGQQQRLCIARALAVEPEVLLMDEPASALDPIATGRIEDLIGNLRGDYTIVIVTNNMRQAARISDDTAFLYMGELVEYKETQRLFTNPEDRRTEDYITGRMG, from the coding sequence GTGATCGTGCCGTCGGATGCGGTCCTCGAGACCATCGGACTCGGCGTCCGCTATGGCGAGACGCGCGTGATCGAAGACATCTCCCTCCGGATACCGGAGAGGCGGGTCGTAGCCTTCATCGGACCATCGGGCTGCGGGAAGAGCACGCTCCTGCGCTGCTTCAACCGACTGAACGACCTCGTGCCGGAGGCCCGCATTACCGGGCAGGTGCTGTTTCGGGGACGGGATCTGTACGAGCCGGCGGTCGATCCGGCCGATGTGCGGCGCTCGATCGGGATGGTGTTCCAGAGGCCGAACCCCTTCCCGAAATCGATCTTCGAGAACATCGCGTTCGGACTGCGGATCAACGGCTTCAAGGACGACATCCGCGATCGGGTGGAGGTTTCGCTGCGGGCGGCGTCGCTCTGGGACGAGGTGAGCCACCGGCTCGACGCGGACGCCCTCGGCCTCTCGAACGGACAGCAGCAGCGGCTCTGCATCGCCCGGGCGCTGGCGGTCGAGCCGGAAGTGCTCCTCATGGACGAACCGGCGAGCGCGCTCGATCCGATCGCGACGGGCCGCATCGAAGACCTCATCGGGAATCTGCGCGGAGACTACACGATCGTCATCGTGACGAATAACATGCGGCAGGCCGCCCGCATCAGCGACGACACCGCCTTCCTCTACATGGGCGAACTCGTCGAGTACAAGGAGACGCAGCGCTTGTTCACCAACCCGGAGGACCGGCGAACCGAAGACTACATCACGGGCCGGATGGGCTAG